DNA from Pseudomonadota bacterium:
CCGTCAAATATCCCGTCATCAAAAATAAACTCCAAATTGCACTTTCATCCCCTTTATTCAGATCAGAAAAAACAATGTTCTCATCAATAAGCTTTTCAACCCTCTTTCCTTGAAGAATCTCCTCAAAATCATCTTTAAAGGAGAAACTTGCCCCAGTTAGAAGCGTTTTAATCAATTCATTATCAGACGTATTGACCCAATAGGGCTGAAATACCCCTCTCTTTTGAACAAAATTAATAATTGACCACGGATTGTAAACCGTTACATCCGACATGTGGTATCCATTATACCAATTCTTAACGTCGGTTATTTTTTCGCCCATCTGGGCTTGATTCAAAAGATCTTCAACTTCGCCTTCTGTAAATCCAAAATAAGAACTATATTTTGAATTCAACACAGAAAAAACATCTAAATGGTTTAGCCCAGAAAACAAACTTTCCCGCGATACACGCAAAATTCCTGTGAGAACGGCTTTATATAAAAAGCGGTTATCTTTAAGACTCGCGCTGAAAAAGTTTCGAAAGAAGGAGACGATTTTGTCATAAAATCCATTCAGATACCCTGCATGGATAGGTGTGTCATATTCATCAATTAAGAATAAGAGTTTTTTGTTTATGATGTTCAAAAAGGTATTCTGTAAGGACTTGCAGAGATTCTGCAACCTCCACCTGACTTGCCTCTCCCCTCAAAATACGATCATAAAATAATTTTTGCGTTTCAAAAAGGTTTTCACTTTTTTGCAGGTATGAAAAATTCTGATAAAGACGAATGATAATTTGGTAAATTTTTTCATAAGCATTCTCAAAATTATCTTCTTTTACATCTTTAAAAGAAAGAGAAATAACAGGAACTTGACCTTGATAGTCTCCACATACAGCTTCCTGAGAGATTTTAAGACCGTCAAAGAGTCCTTTTGTTGGGAATGAATCAACTTC
Protein-coding regions in this window:
- a CDS encoding AAA family ATPase, giving the protein MNIINKKLLFLIDEYDTPIHAGYLNGFYDKIVSFFRNFFSASLKDNRFLYKAVLTGILRVSRESLFSGLNHLDVFSVLNSKYSSYFGFTEGEVEDLLNQAQMGEKITDVKNWYNGYHMSDVTVYNPWSIINFVQKRGVFQPYWVNTSDNELIKTLLTGASFSFKDDFEEILQGKRVEKLIDENIVFSDLNKGDESAIWSLFLMTGYLT
- a CDS encoding AAA family ATPase, encoding MKLPIGESDFRTIIDEKFNFVDKTLFIKEIIEEASKVILITRPRRFGKTLNLSMLQYFFAPEVDSFPTKGLFDGLKISQEAVCGDYQGQVPVISLSFKDVKEDNFENAYEKIYQIIIRLYQNFSYLQKSENLFETQKLFYDRILRGEASQVEVAESLQVLTEYLFEHHKQKTLILN